The Arctopsyche grandis isolate Sample6627 chromosome 7, ASM5162203v2, whole genome shotgun sequence genome includes a window with the following:
- the clu gene encoding clustered mitochondria protein homolog, whose protein sequence is MSLGAQPPAQPSHNNHAKKQKGTNNNKANSGSANTNKNGKIKSDASLATKTALLTNGHNSVQEKGVQKNGDVQPSSAVKQNGVHNHNSVGKNGDINDSEDEFVPVKKGKQKNSTTSYAAAAAKNPSPPKTLSNEVTINVSSTSSVTNDTSQETPPESVSTDVCQKSDVSDSDSRVSMPTESILNTTDSSLVANKETVVEDESEEKKGDQEVVFIQDVGFTIKIVSPGTQSFDIQVSSMELVQEIHQILMDREDTCHRTCFSLQLDGATLDNFAELKNIDGLKEGSVIKVVEEPYTMREARIHVRHVRDLLKSLDSSDAYTGTECNSLAFLNIITQGDILEKKKTRPESVDCTPPDYIMPGSKERPLLPLHPITKESKGPQCIKVLTTSGWNPPPGPRKMNGDLLYLHVVSMEDRHFHITACARGFYLNQSTEETFNPKAASPSHLSHSLIDLLSSISQAFKRSFSTIQRRRTQKHPFERVNTPYQVYSWTAPNIEHTIDAIRAEDTFSSKLGYEEHIPGQTRDWNEELQTTRELSRKNLPERLLRERAIFKVHSDFVAAATRGAMAVVDGNVMAINPGEEAKMQMFIWNNIFFSLGFDVRDHYKELGGDAAAFVAPRNDLQGVRVYSAVDLEGLYTLGTVVIDYRGYRVTAQSIIPGILEKEQEQSVIYGSIDFGKTVLTHPKYMELLSKAGLQLKILPHSVTSAKGESVELCSSVECKGIVGNDGRHYILDLLRTFPPDVNFLKLEGVELPEEVKALGFPIEHKHKLCCLRQELVDSFVEARYLMFIRYAAYHLQQLGIKKQKGKELPEIKEKDEIIVKSSKIKEAPVETEIIEKVEIKDKVTKIEKKSKKEAAKKEVVDSPIVNNNEDKNKVLVESEPIIKTTSSDQKEIVINGDVKEEPKEKPSDINVVLSENDSVDTDEAKKIVESITESISNGNKQEMAESTRDIVRAAARSVGSLKDAEFDIRFNPDVFSEGIKHACSEDELSKQRHLVKEAASFLVTTQIPNFIRDCLDHSSAPMDGSTLADALHTRGINIRYLGRVCSLLSQVKSLSYLHTIAVSEIILRAAKHIFTTYIQGCDLMSMSQGISHFLNCLLCGAPVPLPPLSEELHFRSSKKKGKKRTRPSGNNNNDSSDWTTLTPKNLWQQIKQELKSYWGWALPTDSIDSTVEMYGFQKISLLRSFCVKVGLQILLREYDFDSKNKVIFNTSDIMNVFPVVKHINPRASDAYNFYTTGQSKIQAGQVRDGHELITEALNLLNNVYGPMHPEIAQCLRMVARLCYVTGEHREAMAYQQKAVLMSERVNGIDHPYTITEYTHLALYCFANSQVSSALKLLYRARYLALLVCGENHPEIALLDSNISLILHAVGEYELSLRFLERAAALTAACHGPRSLKTAAARHLLARTLSCLGDFRAALQHERETYSIYKQQFGENHEKTRESSDCLRHLTHQAVVLQKKMNDIYTGRAPCAPPIHIQPPSMGSVLDMLNVINGILFVQISSQDIEHFKAEIEKRQLKELTPDGLTSPGLVENRELIISNKDAIESSSS, encoded by the exons CCAAGAAGCAGAAAGGTACAAACAATAACAAAGCAAACAGTGGAAGCgccaacacaaataaaaatggaaaaatcaaaTCTGACGCTTCTCTAGCAACAAAGACCGCTCTGCTTACAAATGGTCATAACAGCGTCCAAGAAAAGGGGGTGCAAAAGAACGGGGATGTTCAACCCTCATCAGCAGTTAAACAAAACGGAGTACACAATCATAATTCAGTAGGTAAAAATGGCGACATTAACGATTCGGAAGACGAATTCGTTCCTGTCAAGAAAGGGAAACAAAAAAATTCTACAACTTCATATGCTGCAGCAGCTGCCAAAAATCCAAGTCCTCCAAAAACGCTTTCCAATG AGGTGACAATAAATGTAAGTTCCACATCATCCGTCACAAATGATACATCTCAAGAAACGCCACCAGAAAGTGTTTCAACAGACGTTTGTCAGAAATCAGACGTATCTGATTCTGATAGCAGAGTTTCTATGCCGACGGAGAGCATTTTAAATACTACAGATTCTTCTTTGGTCGCAAACAAAGAAACTGTAGTTGAAGATGAAAGCGAAGAAAAGAAAGGAGATCAAGAAGTTGTTTTCATACAAGATGTAGGATTTACCATTAAAATAGTGAGTCCTGGAACTCAGTCTTTCGATATACAG GTATCTAGTATGGAGCTAGTGCAAGAAATTCATCAAATTCTGATGGATCGTGAAGATACTTGCCATCGTACATGCTTTTCTCTGCAATTGGACGGCGCTACCTTGGATAATTTTGCCGAGTTGAAAAATATTGATGGGCTCAAAGAAGGTTCTGTGATCAAA GTTGTTGAAGAACCCTATACCATGAGAGAAGCTCGTATACACGTGAGACATGTACGGGATCTACTTAAATCGTTAGACTCATCAGATGCTTATACAGGCACAGAGTGTAATTCCCTTGCATTCCTGAATATTATCACTCAGGGAGATATTTTag AAAAGAAAAAGACACGTCCAGAAAGTGTAGATTGCACACCTCCTGATTATATAATGCCAGGAAGCAAAGAAAGGCCTCTACTTCCTCTTCATCCCATCACAAAAGAAAGCAAAGGACCTCAGTGCATAAAG GTGCTTACAACTTCTGGTTGGAATCCTCCGCCCGGTCCCAGAAAAATGAATGGAGATCTGTTATACCTACATGTTGTATCTATGGAAGATCGACATTTTCATATAACAGCGTGTGCGAgaggtttttatttaaatca GTCAACGGAAGAAACCTTTAATCCGAAAGCTGCATCTCCGTCTCATTTAAGCCACTCGCTTATCGATTTGTTATCTAGTATATCTCAAGCGTTCAAACGATCTTTTAGCACTATCCAACGTCGCAGAACTCAAAAACATCCATTCGAAAGAGTGAATACACCATATCAAGTATATTCGTGGACTGCTCCGAATATTGAACACACAATAGATGCTATTAGAGCAGAAGATA CATTTTCATCCAAACTGGGCTATGAAGAACATATACCTGGTCAAACTAGAGATTGGAATGAAGAGTTACAAACTACAAGGGAATTATCAAGAAAAAATCTTCCTGAACGCCTTTTAAGAGAGCGAGCTATATTTaag gTTCACAGTGACTTCGTTGCAGCTGCTACACGAGGAGCTATGGCTGTTGTTGACGGTAACGTAATGGCTATAAATCCGGGAGAAGAAGCTAAAATGCAAATGTTTATAtggaacaatatatttttttcacttggTTTTGATGTTCGCGACCATTACAAAGAACTCGGTGGGGATGCTGCTGCATTTGTTGcacct AGAAATGATCTCCAGGGTGTAAGAGTATACAGTGCAGTTGATCTCGAAGGCTTGTATACTTTAGGTACTGTAGTAATAGATTACAGAGGCTACAGGGTAACCGCTCAGTCAATTATACCCGGAATATTAGAAAAAGAACAGGAACAGAGTGTTATTTATGGCAGTATTGATTTTGGAAAAACCGTGTTAACTCATCCGAAATATATGGAACTA ctAAGTAAAGCAGGCTTACAGTTGAAAATATTACCACATTCCGTCACAAGTGCCAAAGGAGAATCTGTTGAATTGTGTTCCAGTGTTGAGTGTAAAGGAATTGTTGGGAATGATGGTCGACATTACATTCTCGATCTATTAAGAACGTTTCCACCGGACGTAAATTTCCTAAAAT tgGAAGGTGTTGAGTTACCAGAAGAAGTTAAAGCTCTCGGTTTTCCGATTGAACATAAACACAAGCTTTGCTGTCTTCGTCAAGAATTAGTCGACAGTTTCGTCGA ggcgcgttatttaatgtttattcgTTATGCAGCTTATCATCTACAGCAGCTCGGTATAAAAAAACAGAAAGGTAAAGAATTACCCGAAATTAAGGAAAAAGATGAAATAATTGTTAAGAGTTCTAAAATTAAAGAAGCTCCTGTTGAAACAGAAATTATCGAAAAAGTCGAAATTAAAGATAAGGTTacaaagattgaaaaaaaatctaagaaAGAAGCTGCTAAAAAAGAAGTTGTTGATTCTccaattgttaataataatgaagataaaaataaagtattagTTGAAAGTGAACCCATTATAAAAACTACAAGCTCAGATCAAAaagaaatcgtaataaatgGTGATGTTAAAGAAGaaccaaaagaaaaaccaaGTGACATTAACGTGGTGTTGTCAGAAAACGATTCTGTCGATACGGATGAAGCTAAGAAAATTGTTGAAAGTATTACAGAATCTATTTCTAATGGCAATAAACAAGAAA TGGCTGAAAGCACTCGCGATATAGTTAGAGCAGCTGCTCGTTCTGTCGGCTCTCTTAAAGATGCTGAATTTGATATTAGGTTTAACCCAGACGTCTTTTCCGAAGGCATTAAGCATGCTTGTTCTGAGGATGAGTTGTCAAAACAACGACATCTTGTAAAAGAGGCAGCATCTTTCTTAGTAACGACCCAGATTCCGAACTTT atacggGACTGTCTAGATCACTCATCTGCGCCTATGGATGGGAGTACTCTTGCAGACGCCTTGCATACCCGTGGTATCAATATCAGATATCTCGGTAGAGTGTGTTCTCTATTGTCACAAGTGAAATCGTTGTCATATCTTCATACTATAGCTGTATCAGAAATAATATTACGTGCCGctaaacatatttttactacatatatacaa gGCTGTGATTTAATGTCAATGTCTCAAGGAATATCACACTTTTTAAACTGTTTACTATGTGGTGCTCCAGTACCTTTACCTCCACTCTCTGAGGAACTTCACTTCCGTTCAAGTAAGAAGAAGGGTAAGAAGCGAACTCGACCATctggaaataataataatgattctTCAGATTGGACGACGCTTACGCCGAAAAATTTATGGCAACAAATTAAACAAGAGCTTAAG tcGTATTGGGGTTGGGCTTTACCAACAGACAGTATCGATTCTACTGTGGAAATGTATGGTTTCCAAAAAATTTCCCTTCTAAG ATCGTTTTGTGTAAAAGTTGGCCTACAAATTCTTCTGAGAGAGTATGATtttgatagtaaaaataaagTGATATTCAATACGTCCGATATTATGAACGTTTTTCCTGTAGTCAAACACATAAATCCGAGG gCTTCTGatgcatataatttttacaCCACCGGTCAAAGTAAAATACAAGCCGGTCAAGTTCGCGACGGTCATGAATTGATTACAGAGGCGTTGAACCTTTTGAATAATGTGTATGGTCCTATGCATCCAGAAATAGCACAATGCTTGCGAATGGTAGCTCGCCTTTGCTATGTGACAGGTGAACATAGAGAAGCAATGGCATATCAACAAAAGGCTGTCCTTATGTCGGAACGCGTTAATGGAATCGACCACCCATATACTATCACTGAATAT ACACATTTGGCACTATATTGTTTTGCAAATAGTCAAGTCAGCAGTGCTCTAAAACTGTTGTACAGAGCAAGATATCTAGCTCTATTAGTATGTGGCGAGAATCACCCTGAAATTGCATTATTGGAT agtAATATATCATTGATTCTGCACGCTGTTGGAGAATACGAATTGTCTCTACGGTTCCTAGAAAGGGCAGCTGCATTAACGGCTGCATGTCATGGTCCTCGATCTCTGAAAACTGCAGCAGCGCGCCATTTACTTGCAAGAACTCTCAGTTGTCTGGGTGATTTTAGAGCAGCTCTCCAGCACGAAAGGGAGACTTATTCTATTTATAAGCAACAG TTTGGTGAAAATCATGAAAAGACTCGTGAATCTTCCGATTGTCTTCGTCACTTAACTCATCAAGCTGTAGTTTTACAGAAGAAAATGAATGACATTTACACAGGCCGCGCACCTTGTGCTCCACCGATTCATATCCAACCACCTTCTATGGGTTCCGTTCTTGACATGTTGAACGTTATCAACGGAATACTTTTTGTACAAATCAG CTCACAAGATATTGAACATTTTAAAGCTGAAATCGAAAAAAGGCAATTAAAAGAACTGACTCCTGATGGATTGACTAGTCCCGGATTGGTCGAAAATCGTGAACTTATTATCAGCAACAAAGATGCCATTGAATCTTCATCCAGCTGA
- the LOC143914345 gene encoding ubiquitin-conjugating enzyme E2 W, whose translation MSAASPAEKRLQKELISLIKEPPPGVSVDDEQTGSNLTSWVINMDGVSGTLYEGEKFLLQFKFTHKYPFDSPEVIFIGNNIPVHPHIYSNGHICLSILTEDWSPALSVRSVCLSIVSMLSSCKEKKRPTDNAFYVKTCNKNPKKTNWWYHDDSV comes from the exons ATGTCGGCTGCCTCACCGGCTGAG AAGCGCCTCCAGAAAGAGCTAATTTCCCTGATCAAGGAGCCTCCGCCAGGAGTTTCCGTTGACGATGAACAGACCGGCAGTAACCTCACCTC GTGGGTCATTAACATGGACGGCGTTTCTGGAACACTTTACGAAGGAGAAAAATTCTtacttcaatttaaatttacccACAAATATCCGTTCGATTCACCCGag gtGATATTTATCGGAAATAATATACCGGTGCATCCACATATTTACTCTAATGGCCATATCTGTTTATCGATTTTAACTGAAGATTGGTCCCCGGCACTTTCTGTTCGGTCCGTTTGTCTTTCTATTGTCTCGATGCTCAGCAGTTGTAAAGAAAAG aaaagaCCAACCGATAATGCATTTTATGTTAAAACGTGCAACAAGAATCCTAAGAAAACGAATTGGTGGTATCacg ATGATTCTGTATAA
- the LOC143914441 gene encoding putative inositol monophosphatase 3 — protein sequence MMNLGGTVRLNRTGWLLLIGAVCLLLLINYVRSPDSATLHSNVGANSGVSVARLLRAAVEAARAGGHAVKAAAPGGGETHSKGKTAEGVEQPVTAADLESHCRMTAVLKAAFPALHLISEEQPKACPQSPLSLSDSTLDIDNFPELPEEYVVNDDVTVWIDPLDATKEFTEGFYDYVTTMVCVAIKGVPVIGAIYKPFTDEMSWTWLSTASSPNLKKFSNAVVEKSSKPTRVIVSISHQGKVKDFASSVFGSDHEIIAAAGAGYKVLELVHDKADVYMHKTLIKKWDICAGNAILDYFNGKMTTLKNATIDYSYTSSAKNVDGLLASMKNHNKYIEKIQNLNQ from the exons ATGATGAATCTTGGCGGTACAGTTCGACTGAATCGCACCGGGTGGCTGTTGCTGATTGGAGCGGTTTGCTTACTGTTACTCATTAACTATGTGAGATCACCCGACAGTGCAACGTTACACAGTAACGTTGGCGCCAATTCGGGCGTCAGCGTTGCAAGGTTGCTGAGAGCAGCTGTTGAAGCAGCCAGAGCTGGTGGACATGCTGTTAAAGCCGCTGCACCCGGAGGTGGAGAAACTCACTCTAAAGGCAAAACTGCCGAAGGTGTGGAACAACCAGTTACGGCGGCCGATCTAGAATCCCATTGCCGGATGACTGCCGTACTCAAAGCCGCCTTTCCAGCTCTACATCTCATATCTGAAGAACAGCCTAAAGCTTGTCCGCAGTCTCCACTGAGTCTATCAGATTCAACTTTAGATATTGACAACTTTCCTGAATTACCCGAGGAGTATGTGGTCAATGACGACGTTACTGTCTGGATTGATCCACTAGACGCTACTAAAGAATTTACAG AGGGATTTTACGACTATGTGACAACGATGGTATGCGTAGCAATTAAAGGAGTTCCTGTCATAGGAGCAATTTACAAACCTTTTACTGACGAAATGTCGTGGACTTGGCTATCTACAGCTAGTTctccaaatttaaaaaagttttcc AATGCAGTTGTTGAAAAATCATCAAAACCCACAAGAGTGATTGTATCGATATCTCATCAAGGAAAAGTGAAAGACTTTGCTTCCAGTGTGTTTGGAAGTGACCACGAAATAATTGCTGCAGCTGGTGCCGGATATAAAGTTTTAGAACTAGTTCACGATAAAGCCGATGTATACATGCACAAAACTCTTATTAAGAAATGGGACATCTGTGCTGGAAATGCAATACTCGACTATTTCAATGGTAAAATGACGACTTTAAAAAACGCTACAATAGATTACTCTTACACTAGTTCAGCGAAGAATGTGGACGGGCTACTAGCATCAATGAAAAAccacaataaatacatagagAAGATCCAAAACCTCAATCAATAA